One segment of Rhodopirellula baltica SH 1 DNA contains the following:
- a CDS encoding ABC transporter permease codes for MKDLLGFLIRRLGWMAITLWAVYTVSFVLMRAAPGSPFSAERAMPPAIEQQMRARYNLDAPPLQQYWDYMWGILSRGDLSWSIKLEDYSVNQVIAEGFPVSASLAIFALVFAIILGVSAGVISAVYRGTVADVAMMATAVLGIAIPNFVLASIAILLFVFLIPLFPAAGWGTLRQVALPALCLGLPVAAYIARLTRAGMLESLSREHVRTAFAKGLPKRTVIIKHVLPGALLPVVSYLGPATAGVLTGSLVLEKIFALPGMGSHFIYAATQRDTTLATGMVLTYTVLLFVMNTIVDLAYAVIDPRVELE; via the coding sequence ATGAAAGACTTGCTCGGATTCCTCATCCGACGCCTCGGCTGGATGGCCATCACGCTGTGGGCGGTCTACACCGTTTCGTTTGTGCTGATGCGCGCCGCGCCGGGCAGCCCCTTCAGCGCCGAGCGCGCGATGCCTCCCGCGATCGAGCAACAGATGCGAGCTCGGTACAACCTCGATGCACCACCACTGCAGCAATACTGGGATTACATGTGGGGCATCCTCAGCCGAGGTGACCTCAGCTGGTCAATCAAGCTGGAAGACTACAGCGTCAATCAAGTCATCGCGGAAGGCTTCCCGGTCTCCGCATCGCTGGCCATCTTTGCCTTGGTCTTCGCAATCATTCTGGGTGTCTCGGCGGGAGTCATCTCGGCCGTTTATCGAGGCACCGTGGCCGATGTTGCGATGATGGCAACGGCGGTTCTTGGCATCGCGATTCCTAACTTTGTCTTGGCGTCGATCGCGATTCTTTTGTTTGTGTTCTTGATCCCACTGTTCCCTGCGGCGGGTTGGGGAACGCTGCGACAAGTCGCTTTGCCGGCGTTGTGTTTGGGGCTTCCCGTTGCGGCTTACATCGCTCGACTGACCCGAGCTGGGATGCTGGAATCGCTCAGCCGCGAACATGTTCGAACCGCGTTTGCCAAGGGACTGCCCAAACGCACCGTGATCATCAAACACGTACTGCCCGGTGCGTTGCTTCCCGTTGTCAGTTACCTCGGTCCGGCCACGGCGGGTGTCCTGACCGGGTCATTGGTCCTCGAGAAAATCTTTGCGTTACCCGGCATGGGCAGCCACTTCATCTATGCCGCGACCCAGCGTGACACCACGCTGGCAACGGGCATGGTCCTGACCTACACCGTGCTGCTGTTTGTGATGAACACCATCGTTGACTTGGCCTACGCTGTCATTGACCCGCGAGTCGAACTGGAATGA
- a CDS encoding peptide ABC transporter substrate-binding protein, translating into MPLELRRAFLILAAIVVMVSLIWASRFDEMPLAEFSFQNGTDPKTLDPHRATGQPESRILFNIFTGLLEELPEGDPDPETGVQPMTPQPGIAKSYEVSPDNMTYTFHLRDDVTWSDGVPITSADFVWSWTRMLHPETACEYNFQLFGVQNAEAYATGEVKPGDKVEVELWDRPGETIDSEPAPQTFPRGTIVHGTLKALDKPPKPNVPEDATKEEKSKITADWEAEWLYTVDLARKDGDKILWDDVTETVTYTKNLQTPLAKEDTQRTHYVLVAFDQLGGVEAPDNYTLIVHLRDPLPYFPYLASYYPLFPVPRHCIEEHGKPMWTRPENIVTCGPYKIGLRKLRDRVRLVKDEKWYDADSVQVETIDALSVESHNTALNMYETGELDWVTDPPVTLMEELVKRDDYHGAPYLSVYYYELNTKRPPLDDVRVRKALSMAINREQIVREVTKAGQQPAFALVPPGIAGYTQVKGDPGSLEKAKELLTEAGYPGGRGFPKFTILYNTSESHRAVAEVIQQQWQNNLNVKADLQNMEWGSFLDKRQQQKYDISRAAWNADYPDPNTFLDLFLSESPQNNTAWDNPRYDELLSEAASESDKVKRMELLAEAEAIWADELPAIPIYYYVGRNIYKPYVKGLFPTPQDTHPFQTIRLEPTP; encoded by the coding sequence ATGCCTTTGGAACTTCGTCGAGCGTTTTTGATCCTGGCCGCCATCGTGGTGATGGTGTCCCTGATCTGGGCGTCTCGATTTGATGAGATGCCGCTTGCTGAATTCAGCTTTCAGAATGGCACCGACCCCAAAACGCTCGATCCACACCGAGCGACCGGCCAACCCGAGAGCCGGATTCTGTTCAACATCTTCACCGGGTTGCTGGAAGAGTTGCCCGAAGGCGATCCCGATCCGGAAACCGGCGTCCAACCGATGACACCTCAACCGGGCATCGCGAAGTCTTACGAAGTCTCGCCCGACAACATGACCTACACGTTCCATCTGCGGGACGATGTCACCTGGAGCGACGGGGTGCCAATCACCTCCGCCGATTTTGTCTGGTCATGGACGCGAATGCTGCATCCAGAAACCGCCTGCGAATACAACTTTCAGCTCTTTGGCGTTCAAAACGCCGAGGCCTACGCAACGGGCGAAGTCAAACCGGGCGACAAAGTCGAAGTTGAACTGTGGGACCGTCCAGGTGAGACAATCGACAGCGAACCGGCACCTCAGACTTTCCCGCGTGGCACGATCGTTCACGGAACGCTGAAGGCGCTGGACAAACCGCCCAAGCCCAATGTCCCCGAAGACGCCACGAAGGAAGAGAAGTCCAAAATCACCGCGGACTGGGAAGCCGAATGGCTTTATACAGTCGATCTGGCTCGCAAGGACGGAGACAAAATTCTTTGGGACGACGTCACCGAAACAGTCACCTACACAAAGAACCTGCAAACGCCTCTGGCCAAAGAAGACACGCAGCGGACTCATTACGTTTTAGTCGCCTTCGATCAACTCGGTGGTGTCGAGGCTCCTGACAATTACACGTTGATTGTCCACCTTCGCGACCCGCTTCCGTACTTTCCTTACCTAGCATCCTACTACCCATTGTTCCCGGTGCCGCGCCACTGCATCGAAGAGCATGGCAAACCGATGTGGACGCGGCCCGAGAATATCGTCACGTGCGGCCCCTACAAGATTGGCTTGCGAAAACTGCGCGATCGAGTCCGCTTGGTCAAAGATGAGAAATGGTACGACGCTGACTCCGTGCAAGTCGAAACGATCGACGCTCTTTCGGTTGAAAGCCACAACACGGCGCTGAACATGTACGAAACCGGCGAACTGGATTGGGTCACCGATCCGCCGGTTACCTTGATGGAAGAACTCGTCAAACGAGACGATTATCACGGCGCACCTTATTTGTCGGTGTACTACTACGAACTGAACACCAAACGCCCGCCGCTGGACGACGTGCGAGTTCGCAAAGCACTCTCGATGGCGATCAACCGCGAGCAGATCGTTCGTGAAGTCACCAAAGCTGGACAACAGCCCGCATTCGCGTTGGTACCACCCGGGATCGCTGGCTACACCCAAGTCAAAGGTGATCCAGGATCACTGGAAAAGGCTAAGGAACTGCTCACCGAAGCGGGCTACCCCGGTGGTCGTGGGTTTCCCAAGTTCACGATTCTTTACAACACCAGCGAAAGTCATCGAGCGGTCGCCGAAGTCATCCAGCAACAGTGGCAGAACAACCTGAACGTCAAAGCGGATCTGCAAAACATGGAATGGGGCAGTTTCCTCGACAAACGTCAGCAACAGAAGTACGACATTTCGCGAGCCGCTTGGAACGCTGACTACCCCGACCCGAATACGTTCCTGGATCTCTTTCTCAGCGAAAGCCCTCAGAACAACACGGCTTGGGACAACCCTCGCTACGACGAGTTGCTCTCCGAAGCGGCGTCCGAATCGGACAAAGTCAAACGCATGGAATTGCTGGCCGAAGCTGAAGCAATCTGGGCCGATGAGTTGCCCGCGATCCCAATCTACTACTACGTCGGACGCAATATTTACAAACCCTACGTCAAGGGTTTGTTTCCGACACCGCAAGACACGCACCCGTTTCAAACGATTCGATTGGAACCCACGCCATGA
- a CDS encoding amino acid aminotransferase — protein sequence MHRFDSISVAPPDAILGLTEAFKADERETKMNLSVGVYQDASGTTPVLRCVKEAEKRLLDTESTKGYLSIDGLPDYREAARRLIFSDQIAAERVAAVQTPGGTGALRVAAEFLATQCGPLRIFLPTPTWANHNAIMAAAGLPVETYSYLASDKKTLDFDALIEDLKTKPKAGDAVLLHACCHNPTGVDPTPEQWEQIASVVSEKKLIPLLDFAYQGFGEGLDEDAIGVRTILRQMDEAIVCSSFSKNFGLYSERVGTACLVSGSAETTKAALSQLKRVVRANYSNPPRHGGAIVATVLADEGLTQMWHEELAEMRTRIASLRKQFVDGMAATGVDQDFSFLLDQKGMFSFSGLSPMQVDQLRSEHGVYLVGSGRINVAGMNESKMEWLCNAVAAVLR from the coding sequence GTGCACCGATTCGACTCCATCTCCGTTGCCCCGCCCGACGCCATTTTGGGACTGACCGAAGCGTTCAAAGCCGATGAACGCGAAACCAAAATGAATTTGTCCGTGGGCGTGTACCAAGACGCTTCCGGCACCACCCCCGTGCTTCGCTGCGTCAAAGAAGCCGAAAAACGGCTGTTGGATACAGAATCGACCAAGGGATACCTCTCGATCGACGGCCTGCCGGACTACCGCGAAGCCGCCCGCCGATTGATCTTCTCCGACCAAATCGCTGCCGAGCGAGTGGCAGCGGTTCAGACGCCGGGCGGAACCGGAGCCCTCCGTGTGGCGGCAGAATTCCTGGCCACTCAGTGCGGACCGCTACGAATTTTCTTGCCCACGCCAACCTGGGCCAACCACAACGCGATCATGGCCGCGGCCGGACTGCCGGTGGAAACGTATTCCTACCTGGCGTCTGACAAAAAGACGCTGGACTTCGACGCACTCATCGAAGACCTGAAGACCAAACCCAAGGCCGGCGATGCGGTTCTGCTGCATGCGTGCTGCCACAACCCAACCGGAGTCGACCCGACACCGGAACAGTGGGAACAAATCGCGAGCGTGGTCTCCGAAAAGAAACTGATCCCATTGCTGGACTTTGCCTACCAAGGGTTCGGCGAAGGCCTGGACGAAGACGCCATCGGTGTGCGCACGATTCTGCGACAGATGGATGAAGCCATCGTCTGCTCGTCATTCAGCAAAAACTTTGGCCTGTACAGCGAACGAGTTGGAACAGCGTGCTTGGTATCCGGGTCAGCCGAAACGACCAAAGCCGCTCTCAGCCAACTCAAACGAGTCGTCCGAGCCAACTACAGCAACCCACCTCGGCACGGCGGCGCGATCGTGGCCACTGTGTTGGCCGATGAGGGACTGACCCAAATGTGGCACGAAGAGCTCGCCGAAATGCGAACTCGGATCGCCTCCCTACGAAAACAATTCGTTGATGGAATGGCCGCGACGGGAGTCGACCAAGACTTCTCGTTCTTGCTGGACCAAAAAGGCATGTTCTCTTTCAGTGGTTTGTCACCGATGCAGGTCGACCAACTGCGAAGCGAACATGGCGTGTATCTGGTCGGTAGCGGTCGAATCAACGTCGCCGGAATGAACGAATCGAAGATGGAATGGTTGTGCAATGCCGTGGCGGCGGTATTGCGATAG
- a CDS encoding zinc-dependent peptidase, whose product MLVTPESDQANRHWAIGISVALALLVAGVATIRPWALLALPLVWAVHWWMRRRTVRRLKVMASPFPAVWDAALQTHVVYYRMLDEEQREGFRNRMKIFLDEVAVTGIRTEVDETTRALVGASAVIPIMGLEDFEYSGLGEVLIYPGSFGADYQTEGEGDKNTLGMIGVNHLSGVMILSKPSLLAGFSNAGDKRNVGIHEFAHLVDKADGEVDGIPVSASADVTEPWVKWVGQELQSEGTQSGIDDYAYTNEAEYFAVLSEYFFEKPAQLQAKNPKLYAMLRKMYHQDPKRLFRGRRKRRGKVQRNDPCPCGSGDKFKHCCRRKTMQGLPVNS is encoded by the coding sequence ATGCTCGTCACACCTGAATCTGATCAAGCCAACCGCCACTGGGCCATTGGCATTTCCGTTGCATTGGCCCTGCTGGTCGCTGGTGTGGCGACGATTCGACCTTGGGCTCTTCTGGCGTTGCCGCTGGTCTGGGCCGTTCATTGGTGGATGCGGCGGCGAACGGTTCGTCGATTGAAAGTCATGGCGTCGCCCTTTCCGGCTGTTTGGGATGCCGCTTTGCAAACGCACGTGGTGTACTACCGCATGCTCGACGAGGAGCAACGCGAGGGATTCCGCAACCGCATGAAGATCTTCTTGGACGAGGTGGCCGTGACCGGGATTCGAACCGAGGTCGACGAAACGACGCGAGCTCTGGTCGGTGCGAGCGCTGTCATCCCAATCATGGGGCTGGAAGACTTTGAGTATTCCGGGTTGGGCGAAGTGCTGATCTACCCGGGGTCGTTTGGTGCGGATTATCAAACCGAAGGTGAAGGCGACAAGAACACGTTGGGGATGATCGGCGTGAATCATCTGAGCGGCGTGATGATTTTGTCCAAGCCATCGTTGCTAGCTGGGTTTTCCAACGCCGGTGACAAACGCAATGTTGGTATTCATGAGTTCGCTCACTTGGTCGATAAAGCGGACGGTGAGGTGGATGGGATCCCCGTGTCAGCGTCCGCGGATGTGACCGAGCCTTGGGTGAAGTGGGTGGGGCAAGAATTGCAATCGGAAGGAACGCAGTCGGGAATCGACGATTACGCGTACACGAATGAGGCGGAGTACTTCGCCGTGCTGTCGGAATACTTCTTTGAGAAGCCGGCCCAGTTGCAAGCGAAGAATCCAAAGCTCTACGCGATGCTTCGAAAGATGTATCACCAAGACCCAAAGCGTTTGTTTCGTGGTCGTCGCAAACGTCGCGGGAAAGTTCAACGCAATGATCCATGCCCCTGCGGCAGCGGCGATAAGTTCAAACACTGCTGCCGCCGAAAAACCATGCAAGGCTTGCCAGTCAATTCGTAG
- a CDS encoding DUF1559 domain-containing protein → MAAIQYSVAKDELPGWAMEFGHFGWDPETETVLSPLIDPSADSPEASSRNLSPHRKIGPWAVALLPWLDAQPTYEHWTEDRYPILTRAEGSTTGFSGKGFHPLAAPNLAIMQCPTDPTQSEDDGRNSYVANAGVFFPPRDMITGQHAIFHPGGTTKTVTFAESMSNEFGAFGNQLSARLESSAEDEHVPIAKPIRLEDFRDGAGNTVLFSESLHALSWHRSGFVDDKDLIFENHPDEVLYPTLSRFTNTMVWHGVDWSNGKQPREIHRINGERTLTETMQMSRTNVADLARPSSAHAAGVNAAMADGGTRFISETIDMRVWQSLMTPRGHEPISDDEI, encoded by the coding sequence TTGGCTGCCATCCAGTACTCGGTTGCCAAGGACGAACTGCCGGGATGGGCGATGGAGTTTGGCCACTTTGGCTGGGACCCTGAGACCGAAACGGTCCTTTCGCCTTTGATTGATCCCTCGGCCGATTCGCCCGAAGCGAGCTCGCGAAACCTTTCCCCTCACCGAAAGATCGGACCCTGGGCGGTCGCGTTGCTTCCTTGGCTGGACGCTCAACCGACCTACGAACACTGGACCGAGGACCGCTATCCGATCCTCACTCGGGCCGAAGGTTCCACCACAGGATTCAGCGGGAAAGGCTTTCACCCACTTGCAGCACCGAACCTGGCGATCATGCAGTGCCCAACCGATCCCACCCAAAGTGAAGACGACGGACGCAACAGCTACGTCGCGAACGCGGGTGTGTTCTTCCCACCGCGAGACATGATCACCGGCCAGCATGCGATCTTTCATCCAGGCGGCACAACCAAAACCGTCACGTTTGCCGAATCGATGAGCAATGAGTTCGGAGCTTTCGGGAACCAGCTCTCCGCTCGTTTGGAATCGTCTGCCGAAGACGAACACGTCCCCATTGCGAAGCCAATTCGATTGGAAGATTTTCGCGATGGAGCGGGCAACACGGTTTTGTTCTCAGAATCACTTCATGCGTTGTCGTGGCATCGATCGGGATTTGTCGACGACAAGGATTTGATCTTTGAGAACCATCCCGACGAAGTGCTCTACCCAACGCTCAGTCGGTTCACCAACACGATGGTTTGGCACGGGGTGGACTGGAGCAACGGCAAGCAACCGCGAGAGATCCATCGGATCAACGGCGAACGCACGCTCACCGAAACGATGCAGATGAGTCGCACCAACGTCGCCGATTTGGCTCGCCCGTCATCGGCACATGCGGCCGGAGTGAATGCCGCCATGGCTGACGGCGGCACGCGATTCATTTCCGAAACGATCGACATGCGTGTTTGGCAATCGCTCATGACACCGCGCGGCCACGAACCAATTTCAGATGACGAGATATAG
- a CDS encoding prepilin-type N-terminal cleavage/methylation domain-containing protein, with amino-acid sequence MTGNRSGLTLLEVVVVLFCILIVMALLIPAVNSPDREAAAINAPSNSKTWAWLPSSTRLPRTNCRDGRWSLATLAGTLRPKRSFRL; translated from the coding sequence ATGACAGGCAATCGATCCGGATTGACGCTGCTGGAAGTGGTGGTGGTTTTGTTTTGCATTTTGATTGTGATGGCACTGCTGATCCCAGCAGTCAACAGCCCAGACCGGGAGGCCGCCGCAATCAATGCTCCATCCAACTCAAAAACCTGGGCTTGGCTGCCATCCAGTACTCGGTTGCCAAGGACGAACTGCCGGGATGGGCGATGGAGTTTGGCCACTTTGGCTGGGACCCTGAGACCGAAACGGTCCTTTCGCCTTTGA
- a CDS encoding DUF1589 domain-containing protein translates to MQIAKCFCYAAEVTANTSNSPFAMSILQFAIVPRRPCYTWQPSRCFGTKRGVQSPFSQAQPPPAKTQRQVEPGLRTPLTNLAYNGPVTLFESL, encoded by the coding sequence ATGCAAATCGCAAAGTGTTTCTGCTACGCGGCTGAAGTGACTGCAAACACCAGCAATTCCCCATTTGCAATGTCCATTTTGCAGTTTGCAATCGTCCCGCGTAGGCCATGTTACACATGGCAACCAAGCCGATGCTTTGGAACAAAGCGAGGCGTCCAATCCCCCTTCTCGCAAGCCCAACCCCCGCCGGCCAAGACCCAACGCCAGGTGGAACCTGGCCTACGAACGCCGCTGACGAACTTGGCCTACAATGGACCTGTGACGCTGTTCGAATCCCTCTGA
- a CDS encoding response regulator, with product MNAPEKKRVLIAEDDPVLRHLLQFTLDRAGMEVTAVADGQLAWDEIQSGEKFDVLVTDHEMPELSGVDLIGRVVETSSISVIVLCTAKGFEIDPDRIVDRPGLVSLVSKPFSPKQLVSIIEERLKKNAADGA from the coding sequence ATGAATGCTCCTGAGAAAAAGCGGGTTTTGATTGCTGAAGACGATCCGGTTCTGCGTCATTTGTTGCAATTCACCCTGGACCGGGCTGGAATGGAAGTCACCGCGGTCGCAGACGGTCAACTTGCGTGGGATGAGATTCAGTCCGGCGAAAAGTTTGATGTCTTGGTGACTGACCACGAAATGCCGGAACTCAGCGGCGTGGACTTGATCGGTCGCGTCGTTGAAACCTCGTCGATCTCGGTGATCGTGCTGTGCACGGCCAAAGGATTCGAAATCGATCCGGACCGGATTGTTGACCGCCCCGGTTTGGTGTCGCTGGTCAGCAAACCGTTCAGCCCCAAACAATTGGTCAGCATCATCGAGGAACGCCTCAAAAAGAACGCCGCCGATGGAGCTTAG
- a CDS encoding YfgM family protein has product MNSERRHQLNENELAGALDKFNHSIEPYSKPIALGVAAFFVAVLGYGFYSSTKSDNRSDATLQLIDASITGDTESLATIAAKYPNTSAAAWARLYQGGQQMGIGFSTLYTSRDEAETLLDDAVEAYNQAMELSNDAMIQSRAHYGLAQIAEARGNVEDAIREYEEAMAVGESAAMVDEAKARIAALSSSQAKDFLAWFQEQDFSPAEPSLPPSLPGAGDLPDLPDLDLPPLDLPMDDLTEEDATDAETNDAAESGEGEAEEPAMTEEPAKTEAPEEPATEEAAAEETTEEKAAEPAEEMKEEAPAEEAVKEAAAEKAPEVEETPATDEPAASDE; this is encoded by the coding sequence ATGAACAGCGAGCGACGTCACCAGCTGAACGAGAATGAACTTGCCGGAGCCCTCGACAAGTTCAATCACTCGATTGAGCCCTATTCCAAGCCAATCGCCTTGGGTGTCGCAGCGTTCTTCGTTGCCGTGTTGGGATATGGGTTTTATTCCAGCACCAAATCGGACAATCGAAGCGACGCCACGTTGCAATTGATTGACGCGTCCATCACCGGAGACACCGAGAGTCTAGCGACCATTGCCGCGAAGTACCCGAATACCTCCGCTGCAGCTTGGGCACGTCTTTACCAAGGCGGTCAGCAAATGGGAATTGGATTCTCAACGTTGTACACGAGTCGTGACGAAGCCGAAACATTGCTGGACGATGCAGTGGAGGCTTACAACCAGGCGATGGAGTTGAGCAACGATGCGATGATCCAGTCGCGAGCTCACTACGGTTTGGCGCAGATTGCGGAAGCCCGCGGCAACGTGGAAGACGCCATCCGCGAATACGAAGAAGCCATGGCGGTCGGCGAATCGGCCGCGATGGTCGACGAAGCCAAAGCTCGAATTGCCGCGCTGTCTTCGTCTCAAGCCAAGGACTTCTTGGCATGGTTCCAAGAGCAAGACTTCTCGCCCGCCGAGCCAAGCTTGCCACCATCGCTGCCCGGTGCTGGCGACTTGCCTGACCTGCCAGACTTGGATCTGCCACCATTGGATTTGCCAATGGATGATCTGACCGAAGAAGACGCAACGGATGCCGAGACGAACGATGCCGCTGAATCGGGTGAAGGCGAAGCTGAAGAACCAGCGATGACCGAAGAGCCCGCCAAGACGGAGGCTCCTGAAGAGCCAGCCACAGAAGAAGCCGCAGCCGAAGAGACCACCGAAGAAAAAGCCGCCGAGCCAGCCGAAGAAATGAAAGAAGAGGCTCCGGCTGAGGAAGCAGTCAAGGAAGCCGCTGCTGAGAAAGCTCCCGAAGTGGAAGAAACACCCGCAACCGATGAACCTGCCGCATCCGACGAGTGA
- a CDS encoding RluA family pseudouridine synthase — translation MREFVVPESANGFRIDLFLTQSCDGYSRSQIRDAVQNDGAEVDGRIIRPSYKVKAGQKVRFRVPPPASDDTVPENIPLDILYEDDGLVVINKPAGMVVHPARGNWTGTLTSALAFRFQSLSDVGGPTRPGIVHRLDRDTSGVIVVAKNNAVHLNLAAQWHDRLVQKEYTAITFGRLDRDRDWIHASIGRHPYQRDKQAIREGHATSKTASTFYEVVERHGRVTRVDVRPKTGRTHQIRVHLAHIGCPILCDRLYGGHSELSRSQIRRLAGTEVATPGVKPTPEGEEILLSRQALHAKALTFTNPQTGKEMTLTAPLPPDLQAVLDLLSSDSSL, via the coding sequence ATGCGCGAATTCGTCGTTCCTGAATCCGCCAATGGGTTTCGAATCGATTTGTTCCTGACCCAGTCCTGCGATGGTTACAGCCGATCGCAAATTCGGGACGCGGTTCAGAACGATGGTGCGGAAGTCGATGGGCGGATCATCCGTCCGAGCTACAAGGTGAAAGCTGGGCAAAAGGTTCGGTTTCGTGTTCCGCCTCCTGCCTCGGACGACACGGTTCCCGAGAACATCCCGCTGGATATTCTTTACGAAGACGACGGGTTGGTCGTTATCAACAAGCCCGCGGGAATGGTCGTGCACCCCGCGCGTGGCAATTGGACGGGCACACTGACCAGTGCGTTGGCGTTTCGCTTTCAGTCGTTGTCGGATGTCGGTGGTCCAACCCGTCCCGGTATCGTGCATCGTCTCGATCGAGACACCAGCGGTGTCATCGTTGTCGCGAAAAACAATGCGGTGCATTTGAATCTCGCGGCTCAGTGGCACGACCGCTTGGTGCAAAAGGAATACACGGCGATCACCTTTGGTCGACTCGATCGAGATCGCGACTGGATTCACGCGTCGATCGGACGTCATCCGTACCAGCGCGACAAACAAGCGATTCGCGAAGGGCATGCCACCAGCAAAACGGCGTCGACGTTTTACGAAGTCGTTGAACGGCACGGTCGAGTGACGCGTGTTGACGTACGGCCAAAAACGGGACGGACTCACCAAATTCGCGTGCACTTGGCACACATTGGATGCCCGATTTTGTGTGACCGATTGTACGGCGGTCATTCCGAACTTTCGCGTTCTCAAATCAGGCGGTTGGCTGGCACGGAAGTCGCAACACCCGGAGTGAAACCGACTCCTGAAGGGGAAGAGATTTTGCTTTCTCGCCAAGCGTTGCACGCCAAGGCGTTGACGTTTACCAACCCGCAAACCGGGAAGGAAATGACGCTCACAGCGCCCCTTCCGCCTGATTTGCAAGCCGTTCTTGATCTATTGTCATCCGACTCTTCTCTCTGA